A window of Neisseria canis contains these coding sequences:
- the cysE gene encoding serine O-acetyltransferase, which produces MENKKFIWDTIREETARAAAEEPMLASFLHLTVLRHNCLDRVLAFHLSSKLSSTTMDARALFEIYLRALEDDPSISKAMQDDIKAYYERDPACDQYCLPLLYFKGFHAIQAHRINHWLWQNGRQTLAYFLQNRSSEVFGVDIHPAARFGSGIMIDHGTGVVVGETAVLGNDISILHGVTLGGSGKESGDRHPKVGDGVMIGANASVLGNILIGECAKIGAGSVVVADVEPNTTVVGVPARAVGKAKNMPAADMDQNIAFFYSI; this is translated from the coding sequence ATGGAAAACAAAAAATTTATTTGGGACACCATCAGAGAAGAAACCGCAAGAGCCGCCGCCGAAGAGCCCATGCTGGCCAGCTTTCTGCATTTAACCGTGCTGCGGCACAACTGCCTCGACCGCGTATTGGCGTTTCATTTGTCCAGCAAACTCTCCAGCACCACGATGGACGCGCGCGCTTTGTTTGAAATCTATCTGCGCGCCCTGGAAGACGACCCTTCCATTTCAAAAGCCATGCAGGACGACATAAAAGCCTATTACGAGCGCGATCCCGCGTGCGACCAATATTGCCTGCCGCTGCTCTATTTCAAAGGCTTCCATGCCATTCAGGCACACCGCATCAACCACTGGCTGTGGCAAAACGGCCGCCAGACTTTGGCCTATTTTCTGCAAAACCGCTCATCGGAAGTGTTCGGCGTCGACATCCACCCCGCAGCGCGCTTCGGCAGCGGCATCATGATTGATCACGGCACGGGCGTGGTGGTGGGAGAAACCGCTGTTTTGGGCAACGATATTTCGATTTTGCACGGCGTAACCCTCGGCGGTTCGGGCAAAGAAAGCGGCGACCGACACCCGAAAGTGGGCGACGGTGTCATGATAGGCGCCAACGCTTCCGTACTCGGCAACATCCTCATCGGAGAGTGCGCCAAAATCGGTGCGGGCAGCGTTGTGGTGGCGGACGTGGAGCCGAACACCACCGTTGTCGGCGTGCCTGCCAGAGCGGTGGGCAAAGCCAAAAACATGCCGGCCGCCGACATGGATCAAAACATTGCGTTTTTCTATTCGATTTGA
- a CDS encoding monovalent cation:proton antiporter family protein encodes MHFSLAPVVLVLLVAVIAVIACRRFNIPSMLGYLLVGFIAGPGVLHLIPQSSATDYLGEIGIVFLMFSIGLEFSLSKLNSMRRLVFGLGGLQIGITLAAVLGILIISQNTPFTQAFAVAGALVMSSTAIVSRILSEKTELGQQHGQMAMGVLLMQDIAVVPLMILLPALAGGNSGNLWWELSLAAVKMVLTLCVLFIIGSRVMTPWFRLVAKAKSSELFMINVLLVTLGIAYLTELEGLSLALGAFVAGMLLSETEYRFQVEDDIRPFRDILLGFFFITVGMKLNLNVLVENWPLVMILLAIIIPLKALIVFLIAWRMKHTGAESLKAALYLAQGGEFGFVILAVSGNLALISDNLEQAATAAILLSMIAAPFILNGSDKAINKLIKPSWDLQAADLQKMLIDTMSKSDHILLIGFGRGGQNIGRILAAQDIPYYALDLDAERVQIARGIGEPVAFGDAKRKEILEAAGLSRAQAVIITLNNMHETEHVLDSIMHLHPTMPVHVRAVTDDYIDKFTDLGAEEVISDTREASLALASFAMINSGLSYQRVHQIISDVRRSRYQILEGLISGSDDEESFYNEINSVNRYAFALPREAYAVGKSIRELPLNETQVKLAAVRRQTSQIRDFTPDFVLEPNDILIIIGRKEKIISFENWSLQGSE; translated from the coding sequence GTGCATTTCTCACTCGCACCCGTCGTTCTCGTCTTACTTGTTGCCGTTATCGCGGTTATTGCCTGCCGCCGTTTCAACATTCCCTCCATGCTGGGCTATCTGCTGGTCGGCTTTATCGCCGGCCCGGGCGTGCTGCACCTCATCCCGCAAAGCAGCGCTACCGACTATTTGGGGGAAATCGGTATCGTATTCCTGATGTTCAGCATCGGCTTGGAATTTTCACTTTCCAAACTGAACTCCATGCGCCGCTTGGTGTTCGGCTTGGGCGGCCTGCAAATCGGTATCACCCTTGCCGCCGTATTAGGCATCCTGATTATCAGCCAAAACACGCCGTTTACCCAGGCCTTTGCCGTTGCCGGCGCTTTGGTTATGTCGTCCACCGCCATCGTCAGCCGCATTCTTTCTGAAAAAACCGAATTGGGCCAGCAACACGGCCAAATGGCGATGGGCGTGTTGCTGATGCAGGATATCGCTGTGGTGCCGCTGATGATTCTGCTGCCCGCCCTGGCCGGAGGCAACAGCGGCAACCTTTGGTGGGAGCTTTCCCTTGCCGCGGTCAAAATGGTGCTCACACTTTGCGTATTGTTTATCATCGGCAGCCGCGTGATGACACCCTGGTTCCGCTTGGTGGCAAAAGCCAAGTCGTCGGAACTGTTCATGATCAATGTTTTACTGGTCACACTGGGCATCGCCTACCTTACCGAACTGGAAGGCCTCTCACTTGCCTTAGGCGCATTCGTGGCCGGCATGCTGCTTTCGGAAACCGAATACCGCTTCCAAGTGGAAGACGATATCCGACCGTTTCGCGACATTTTGCTCGGCTTCTTTTTCATCACGGTAGGCATGAAGCTCAACCTCAACGTTTTGGTGGAAAACTGGCCTTTGGTCATGATTTTGCTCGCCATTATTATTCCGCTGAAAGCCCTGATCGTTTTCCTGATTGCCTGGCGCATGAAGCACACCGGCGCCGAAAGCCTGAAAGCAGCCCTATATCTGGCGCAAGGCGGTGAGTTCGGCTTCGTTATTCTCGCCGTAAGCGGCAATCTGGCCCTTATTTCCGACAATTTGGAGCAGGCCGCCACCGCCGCCATCCTGCTTTCCATGATCGCCGCACCATTTATCCTCAACGGCAGCGATAAGGCCATCAACAAACTGATTAAGCCGAGCTGGGATCTGCAAGCAGCCGATCTGCAAAAAATGCTGATTGACACCATGAGCAAATCCGACCATATCCTACTTATCGGTTTCGGACGCGGCGGCCAAAACATCGGCAGAATACTGGCTGCACAAGATATCCCCTACTATGCCTTGGATTTAGACGCAGAGCGGGTTCAAATAGCGCGCGGCATCGGCGAGCCCGTTGCGTTCGGCGATGCCAAACGCAAAGAGATTCTTGAAGCAGCCGGCCTCTCCCGTGCACAAGCCGTAATCATCACGCTGAACAACATGCACGAAACGGAGCACGTTCTCGACAGCATCATGCATCTGCATCCCACCATGCCGGTCCATGTACGCGCCGTTACCGATGACTATATCGACAAATTTACCGACTTAGGCGCAGAAGAAGTTATCTCCGACACACGCGAAGCCAGCCTCGCCCTAGCCTCTTTCGCCATGATCAACAGCGGCCTCTCCTACCAGCGCGTGCATCAAATCATTTCCGACGTAAGACGCAGCCGCTACCAAATTTTAGAAGGCTTAATCAGCGGCTCCGACGATGAAGAAAGTTTTTACAATGAAATCAACAGCGTAAACCGATACGCTTTCGCCCTGCCGCGGGAAGCTTACGCCGTGGGTAAAAGCATCCGGGAGCTTCCCCTGAACGAAACACAAGTGAAGCTCGCTGCCGTCCGCCGTCAAACCAGCCAAATCCGTGATTTCACTCCCGATTTCGTACTTGAACCTAACGACATCCTGATTATCATCGGCAGAAAAGAAAAAATAATTTCTTTTGAAAACTGGTCGTTACAAGGAAGCGAATAA
- the dapE gene encoding succinyl-diaminopimelate desuccinylase, translating to MTETATLELAKALIAQASVTPDDKNCQAILAGRLEAMGFTVEAMNFGDTKNFWARKGSAAPVVCFAGHTDVVPPGPEEKWASPPFVPTEREGCLYGRGAADMKTSIAAFVTACERFVAANPEHKGSIAFLITSDEEGDAYDGTVKVVEALQKRGEGIDYCIVGEPTAVNRVGDTIKNGRRGSLSGNLTVKGKQGHIAYPHLAVNPVHTVAPALLELTAEEWDKGNDYFPPTGFQISNINGGTGATNVIPGVLNIKFNFRFSTESTEAGLKERVHAILDKHGVDYDLEWSCSGQPFLTEAGRLTQVAQAAAAEVCGIQTELSTSGGTSDGRFIKAVAKELIELGPSNASIHQINEHVLLEDIPKLSAVYEYMLAELLK from the coding sequence ATGACTGAAACCGCTACTTTAGAATTGGCCAAAGCACTGATTGCCCAAGCATCCGTCACACCCGACGACAAAAACTGCCAAGCCATTTTGGCCGGGCGGCTTGAGGCAATGGGCTTTACGGTGGAAGCCATGAATTTTGGCGACACGAAAAATTTCTGGGCGCGCAAAGGCAGCGCGGCGCCGGTTGTGTGTTTTGCCGGGCATACCGATGTGGTGCCCCCGGGTCCTGAAGAAAAATGGGCGTCTCCGCCTTTTGTGCCGACAGAGCGGGAAGGCTGCCTGTATGGCCGGGGGGCGGCGGATATGAAAACCAGCATTGCGGCTTTTGTTACCGCGTGCGAGCGCTTTGTGGCGGCAAATCCGGAACACAAAGGCAGCATTGCTTTTTTGATTACTTCCGACGAAGAAGGCGATGCGTATGACGGCACGGTCAAAGTGGTTGAAGCGCTGCAAAAGCGCGGCGAGGGAATTGATTATTGCATTGTGGGCGAGCCGACAGCGGTAAACCGCGTGGGCGACACCATTAAAAACGGCCGCCGCGGTTCGCTCTCGGGCAACCTCACCGTTAAAGGCAAACAGGGGCACATCGCCTACCCGCATTTGGCGGTAAACCCCGTGCACACAGTGGCGCCCGCTTTGCTGGAGCTGACTGCTGAAGAGTGGGACAAAGGCAATGATTATTTCCCGCCGACCGGTTTTCAGATTTCCAATATCAACGGCGGCACGGGTGCAACCAATGTGATTCCGGGCGTGTTGAACATCAAATTCAATTTCCGCTTTTCCACCGAATCGACGGAGGCAGGCTTAAAAGAACGGGTGCATGCGATTTTGGATAAACACGGCGTGGATTACGATTTGGAATGGTCGTGCTCCGGCCAGCCTTTCCTTACCGAAGCCGGCCGGCTCACGCAGGTGGCTCAGGCCGCGGCAGCCGAAGTGTGCGGCATCCAAACCGAACTTTCCACCAGCGGCGGCACGTCCGACGGCCGTTTCATTAAAGCCGTTGCAAAAGAATTGATTGAATTGGGGCCTTCCAATGCCAGCATCCACCAGATTAACGAGCACGTGCTTTTAGAAGACATTCCCAAACTTTCCGCTGTTTACGAATACATGCTGGCCGAGTTGCTCAAATAA